Proteins from one Peromyscus eremicus unplaced genomic scaffold, PerEre_H2_v1 PerEre#2#chr22_unloc_1, whole genome shotgun sequence genomic window:
- the LOC131900548 gene encoding zinc finger protein 431-like has translation MDAVTYEDVHVNFTPEEWALLDSSQKSLYKDVMLETYWNLTCIGYKWEDCNIEEHCQSSRRNGRYIICHCRYKPCEHKGYGKHCSSVSLRTTGRYVVVPTMRRHDDCDTSLQLIGFPTSVGILQQTHIGEKPYEYQEYGNSSLSTGSLCTCSVSHSIRKCYECNQCGQTLNSSSSLQRCEKAHVGRENNKCESSTKGFRLDRHGQTHQTTNNEEALYECNQQDKAFRYDCSLKVHQRTHLEGKPYEYNQSYKAFECHSLHQVHRIQTREKRYEYQKCDKAFACPTCVQIQSRGYTGEKAYECNQCGETFAYNSHLLSHLKNHNGEKSYECNECGKAFAQKSSLLSHERIHTREKPYECNQCGKAFAMKDNLLSHERIHTGEKPYECNECGKAFAQKSSLHNHERSHSGEKPYECNQCDKAFALKKYLLRHLRIHAGVKPYECNQCGKTFARKNSLHSHERIHTGEKPYKCSQCCKAFAWKNYLLSHERIHTREKPYECNQCGKAFVEKSSLHSHERSHSGEKPYECNECGKAFSGKSSLRSHERIHTGEKPYECNQCGKAFIQKCSLLRHERIHTRLKFILE, from the exons gatgcagtgacctatgaggaTGTACATGTGAACTTCACTCCTgaagagtgggctttgctggattcttcccagaagagtctctacaaagatgtgatgctggaaacctactGGAACCTCACTTGTATAG GTTACAAATGGGAAGACTgtaatattgaagaacattgtcagagctctagaagaaatggaag GTATATCATCTGTCACTGTCGATACAAGCCATGTGAGCATAAGGGGTATGGAAAGCATTGTAGTTCTGTCTCTCTTAGAACAACTGGAAGATATGTGGTAGTCCCCACTATGAGAAGACATGATGACTGTGATACAAGTTTACAattaattggttttccaacttcagTGGGAATTCTTCAACAAACTCATAttggagaaaaaccttatgagTACCAGGAATATGGAAATTCATCTCTCTCTACTGGTTCACTGTGCACATGTAGTGTGTCTCACAGTATAAGAAAAtgttatgaatgtaatcagtgtggtcaGACCCTGAATTCTTCAAGTTCTCTTCAAAGATGTGAAAAAGCTCATGtgggaagagaaaataataaatgtgagtCATCTACTAAAGGTTTTAGGCTTGACAGGCATGGTCAAACACACCAAACAACCAATAATGAAGAGGctctctatgaatgtaatcaacaGGATAAAGCCTTTAGATAtgattgctctttaaaagtacaCCAAAGAACTCATTTGGAAGGAAAACCCTATGAGTATAATCAAAGTTATAAAGCCTTTGAATGTCACAGTCTTCATCAAGTGCATAGAATTCAAACTAGGGAGAAAAGGTATGAATATCAgaaatgtgataaagcctttgcatgtcccACTTGTGTTCAAATTCAAAGTAGAGGTTATACTGGAGAGAAagcttatgaatgtaatcaatgtggtgaAACTTTTGCATATAACAGTCATCTTCTCTCTCATCTAAAAAATCATAATGGAGAaaaatcctatgaatgtaatgaatgtggtaaagcctttgcacagaagAGTAGTCTTCtgagtcatgaaagaattcataccagagagaaaccctatgaatgtaatcagtgtggtaaagcctttgcaatgAAGGATAATCTTCttagtcatgaaagaattcatactggagagaaaccctatgaatgtaatgaatgtggtaaagcttttgcacaGAAGAGTAGTCTTCACaatcatgaaagaagtcatagtggagagaaaccctatgaatgtaatcaatgtgataaagcatTTGCACTGAAGAAGTATCTTCTCAGGCATTTAAGAATCCATGCTGGagtgaaaccctatgaatgtaatcaatgtggtaaaacctttgcacggAAGAATAGTCTTCatagtcatgaaagaattcatactggagagaaaccctataaatgtagtcAATgttgtaaagcctttgcatggAAGAATTATCTTctcagtcatgaaagaattcatactagagagaaaccctatgaatgtaatcaatgtggtaaagcctttgttgagAAGAGTAGTCTTCACagtcatgaaagaagtcatagtggagagaaaccctatgaatgtaatgaatgtggtaaagctttttcaGGAAAGAGTAGTCTTCgcagtcatgaaagaattcatacaggagagaaaccctatgaatgtaatcagtgtggtaaagcctttatacAGAAGTGTAGTCTTCTccgtcatgaaagaattcatactcgattaaaattcatactggagtga